From a region of the Corythoichthys intestinalis isolate RoL2023-P3 chromosome 7, ASM3026506v1, whole genome shotgun sequence genome:
- the tmem165 gene encoding transmembrane protein 165 produces the protein MPLWIGRGAGRAVGSFFLPLSASIFFVLLVAVAAIPEEPVVIKEEAPVEKAASLHPLRHAVKEDDPGKGNLGFIHAFVASISVIIVSELGDKTFFIAAIMAMRYNRLTVLAGAMLALGLMTCLSVLFGYATTIIPRIYTYYVSTGLFAIFGVRMLREGLKMSPDEGQEELEEVQAEIKKKDEELQRSKMANGTPDLEAGTGSPSPPSSRWHSIISPIFIQALTLTFLAEWGDRSQLTTIILAAREDPFGVAVGGTLGHGLCTGLAVIGGRMIAQKISVRTVTIIGGIVFLAFAFSALFIKPDAGL, from the exons ATGCCTCTGTGGATTGGCAGAGGAGCTGGACGAGCAGTTGGGAGCTTCTTTCTCCCACTCAGCGCTTCGATCTTCTTCGTGTTGCTGGTCGCAGTCGCAGCAATTCCTGAGGAACCAGTTGTCATCAAGGAAGAAGCTCCCGTCGAG AAAGCAGCCAGTCTCCATCCCTTGCGGCACGCTGTCAAGGAGGATGACCCTGGCAAAGGCAACCTGGGATTCATCCACGCCTTTGTGGCCTCCATTTCTGTCATCATCGTGTCCGAGCTGGGCGACAAGACCTTCTTCATCGCCGCCATCATGGCCATGCGGTACAACCGGCTCACAGTGTTAGCTGGTGCAATGCTGGCCCTGGGGCTCATGACATGCTTGTCAG TGCTCTTCGGCTACGCCACTACTATCATCCCCAGAATTTACACTTACTATGTGTCCACTGGCCTCTTTGCCATTTTTGGTGTGCGCATGCTCCGCGAGGGCTTAAAAATGAGTCCTGACGAAGGCCAGGAGGAGCTGGAGGAAGTCCAGGCTGAAATCAAGAAGAAGGATGAAGAG CTGCAACGTTCCAAAATGGCCAATGGCACGCCAGACTTGGAGGCTGGGACCGGCTCCCCATCGCCGCCATCATCCAGGTGGCACAGCATCATCTCGCCCATTTTCATCCAGGCGCTCACCCTCACCTTTCTCGCTGAGTGGGGCGACCGCTCCCAGCTCACCACTATCATCCTTGCTGCACGAGAG GATCCTTTTGGCGTGGCTGTGGGAGGCACACTGGGACATGGCTTGTGTACGGGCTTGGCTGTGATTGGAGGCAGGATGATTGCCCAGAAAATATCCGTCAGAACAG TCACAATCATTGGTGGAATCGTCTTCCTGGCTTTTGCCTTCTCCGCCCTCTTCATTAAGCCTGACGCTGGACTGTAA